From the Brassica napus cultivar Da-Ae chromosome A8, Da-Ae, whole genome shotgun sequence genome, one window contains:
- the LOC106361346 gene encoding uncharacterized protein LOC106361346, translating to MASKLIQVKSKACEASKFVSKHGTTYYKQLLEKNKHYIQEPATVEKCQELSKQLLYTRLASIPGRTESFWKEVDHVKGLWKNRADLKVEDAGIAALFGLECFAWYCAGEIVGRGFTFTGYYP from the exons atggcatCAAAGTTGATACAGGTGAAATCAAAGGCGTGCGAGGCATCGAAGTTTGTGTCAAAGCACGGCACAACTTACTACAAACAGTTGCTGGAGAAGAACAAGCACTATATCCAGGAGCCAGCCACTGTTGAGAAGTGCCAAGAGTTGTCTAAGCAGCTTCTCTACACTCGTCTCGCTAG CATTCCTGGACGTACTGAGTCGTTCTGGAAGGAAGTGGATCACGTGAAGGGGTTGTGGAAGAACCGGGCGGATTTGAAGGTTGAAGATGCTGGGATCGCAGCACTTTTTGGGCTGGAGTGCTTTGCTTGGTACTGTGCGGGTGAGATCGTTGGAAGAGGCTTCACTTTCACCGGCTACTACCCttga
- the LOC106359899 gene encoding galactinol synthase 5-like yields MAAMNMALEKKIEADVNLNSNGGKRAYVTFLAGNKDYWMGVVGLAKGLRKVKSVYPLVVACLPDVPEEHRQILVAQGCIIREIEPVIPPENIIGYSMAYFVLNYSKLRIWEFVEYEKVMYLDGDIQVFGNIDHLFDTPSGYLYAVKDCFCEISWCNTTQYQIGYCQQSPEKVTWPVETLGSPPPTYFNAGMLLFEPNLVVYEDLLRVVQITAPTYFAEQDFLNMYFRDTYKPIPSTYNLVLAMLWRHPEHIDLNQIRVVHYCANGSKPWKYDETEEHMEREDIKMLVKKWWEIYEDPSLDYKNFMETEPKLNPIATAVLASKESDGDVLTSLAPSAA; encoded by the exons ATGGCTGCAATGAACATGGCTCTTGAGAAAAAGATCGAAGCTGACGTGAATTTGAATTCTAATGGTGGCAAAAGGGCTTACGTCACTTTCCTCGCTGGAAACAAAGACTATTGGATGGGTGTGGTCGGTCTAGCCAAAGGACTGCGCAAGGTGAAATCAGTCTATCCACTCGTTGTGGCCTGTCTTCCGGATGTGCCAGAAGAACACCGTCAAATCTTGGTGGCTCAGGGATGCATCATCCGTGAGATTGAACCGGTCATTCCACCAGAAAACATAATTGGTTATTCCATGGCTTACTTTGTTCTCAACTACTCCAAACTTCGTATTTGGGAG TTTGTGGAATATGAGAAGGTGATGTATTTAGATGGAGACATTCAAGTGTTTGGTAACATTGACCATCTTTTCGACACTCCTTCCGGTTACTTGTACGCGGTTAAAGATTGCTTTTGCGAAATTTCATGGTGCAACACTACTCAATACCAGATCGGTTACTGCCAACAGTCACCCGAAAAGGTAACATGGCCGGTGGAAACTCTCGGTTCTCCGCCGCCTACCTATTTCAACGCTGGTATGTTACTGTTTGAACCAAATCTTGTCGTGTACGAGGATCTCCTTCGTGTTGTTCAAATCACCGCTCCAACGTATTTTGCTGAACAG GATTTTCTGAATATGTATTTCAGAGACACCTACAAGCCAATTCCTTCCACCTACAACCTTGTATTGGCTATGTTGTGGCGTCACCCGGAACATATTGACCTTAACCAAATCCGTGTGGTCCATTACTGCGCAAAT GGCTCAAAGCCATGGAAATATGATGAAACCGAAGAGCACATGGAGCGTGAAGACATAAAAATGCTTGTGAAGAAGTGGTGGGAGATTTATGAAGATCCAAGTTTGGACTACAAGAACTTTATGGAAACTGAGCCTAAGTTGAATCCGATCGCTACTGCAGTCCTAGCTTCCAAAGAGTCTGATGGTGATGTTCTCACGAGCCTTGCCCCCTCAGCAGCATAG